A portion of the Chryseobacterium tructae genome contains these proteins:
- a CDS encoding bacteriocin-like protein has translation MKTIKKLTREQKKSISGGATQIQIDACGSEQLVCFMGGGKWGCWLKPGGKCYAPML, from the coding sequence ATGAAAACAATTAAAAAATTAACACGAGAGCAAAAGAAAAGTATCAGTGGTGGTGCAACACAAATTCAAATTGATGCTTGTGGTAGTGAGCAGCTTGTATGCTTTATGGGAGGAGGTAAATGGGGATGTTGGCTAAAGCCGGGAGGGAAATGTTATGCTCCAATGCTGTAA
- the nadA gene encoding quinolinate synthase NadA → MSTETLEKAKSAIPVKGFLDIKDIAIPQGEELVKAILKLKEEKNAVILAHYYQPGEIQDIADFLGDSLQLARQAKETNADMIVFCGVHFMAEAAKILNPTKKVVLPDTMAGCSLADGCSGEGLRKMREQHPDALIATYINCNAETKAESDIIVTSSNAETVIEALPKDRPIIFAPDKNLGRYLSKKTGRDMILWDGSCIVHEAFSMERIAKQLADNPDAKMIAHPESEEAVLKLAHFIGSTSALLNFVEKDDCQKFIIATEEGILHEMRKRAPHKELIPALVFDESCNCSECFYMKRNTMEKLYLCMKYELPEILIDEDLRVKALKPIEAMLDLSKSIK, encoded by the coding sequence ATGAGTACCGAAACATTAGAAAAAGCTAAATCTGCAATTCCTGTAAAAGGATTTTTGGATATAAAAGATATAGCCATTCCTCAGGGAGAAGAATTGGTAAAAGCCATTCTGAAGCTTAAGGAAGAGAAAAACGCTGTAATCCTAGCACATTATTACCAACCCGGAGAAATTCAGGACATTGCTGATTTCCTTGGAGATTCTCTACAATTGGCAAGACAGGCAAAGGAAACAAATGCTGATATGATCGTATTCTGCGGAGTACATTTCATGGCTGAAGCAGCAAAAATTCTTAACCCAACTAAAAAAGTAGTTTTACCTGATACAATGGCTGGATGCTCTCTGGCAGACGGATGTTCAGGGGAAGGGCTAAGAAAAATGCGTGAACAACATCCTGATGCTTTAATTGCCACTTACATTAACTGTAATGCAGAAACAAAGGCAGAAAGTGATATCATTGTAACAAGTTCCAATGCTGAAACAGTTATTGAAGCCCTTCCAAAAGACAGACCTATTATTTTCGCACCGGACAAAAACCTGGGAAGGTATTTATCTAAAAAGACAGGTCGTGATATGATCCTTTGGGACGGAAGCTGTATAGTACACGAAGCATTTTCTATGGAGAGAATTGCAAAGCAGCTTGCAGATAATCCGGATGCGAAAATGATTGCACACCCGGAAAGTGAAGAAGCCGTTTTAAAATTAGCTCACTTTATTGGTTCTACATCTGCTCTTTTAAACTTTGTGGAAAAAGATGATTGCCAAAAGTTCATCATTGCAACAGAAGAAGGAATTCTTCACGAAATGAGAAAACGCGCACCTCATAAAGAATTGATTCCGGCATTAGTTTTTGACGAAAGCTGTAATTGCTCTGAATGTTTCTACATGAAGCGTAATACAATGGAAAAACTGTATTTGTGTATGAAATACGAACTTCCTGAAATTCTTATCGACGAAGACTTAAGAGTAAAAGCATTGAAACCCATTGAGGCGATGCTTGATCTTTCTAAAAGCATAAAATAA
- the gmk gene encoding guanylate kinase — translation MDKVIIFSAPSGSGKTTLVKHSLETFPELEFSISCTTRQPRGSEVHAVDYHFLSPDEFRQKISEDAFVEYEEVYTDKYYGTLKSEVEKIWNQGKVVIFDVDVKGGISLKKYFGEKALSIFIEPPSIEELERRLISRNTDDAETIKTRVEKAEEEMSYASEFDRIVINSDLDEAKKEIESLIKSFINN, via the coding sequence ATGGATAAAGTAATTATATTTTCAGCGCCGTCTGGAAGCGGAAAAACTACATTGGTAAAACATTCCCTTGAAACGTTCCCGGAACTGGAATTTTCAATCTCTTGCACTACAAGACAGCCAAGAGGAAGTGAAGTACATGCAGTAGACTACCATTTTTTATCACCTGATGAATTCAGACAAAAAATTTCGGAAGATGCTTTTGTAGAATATGAAGAAGTATACACTGATAAATATTACGGAACTTTAAAATCTGAAGTAGAAAAGATCTGGAATCAGGGAAAAGTTGTTATTTTTGATGTAGACGTTAAAGGTGGAATTTCCCTGAAAAAATACTTTGGAGAAAAGGCATTGTCTATTTTTATAGAACCGCCTTCCATTGAAGAACTGGAACGAAGATTGATTTCAAGAAATACGGACGATGCAGAAACCATCAAAACCCGTGTTGAAAAAGCTGAAGAAGAAATGTCTTACGCCAGCGAATTTGACAGGATCGTAATCAATTCCGATCTTGATGAAGCTAAAAAAGAAATAGAAAGTTTAATAAAAAGTTTTATCAATAATTAA
- a CDS encoding YicC family protein: MTGFGRAEGVFEGKKITIDIKSLNSKSFDLNIKIPLRYKEKEFEIRKILNDRIIRGKVDCYVNIENLEESNDVKINKGLIDSYINELKNIASDGPNFEYLKMAVRLPDAITSRPDELAEGEWEALAKIVNAAVDRFEEFRKTEGGILHEELNRNIQNIDQYLGEVIPFEEERIVSVKERYQKTLKEFENVDETRFYQEMAYFTEKLDISEEKVRLTQHLKYYKEVMDNESFNGKKLGFISQEIGREINTLGSKANHAEIQKLVVKMKDDLEKIKEQTLNVL; this comes from the coding sequence ATGACTGGCTTCGGTAGAGCCGAAGGTGTTTTTGAAGGAAAAAAAATAACAATAGATATTAAATCACTGAACAGCAAGAGCTTTGATTTAAATATCAAAATTCCTTTACGTTATAAAGAAAAAGAATTTGAGATCAGAAAAATTCTTAACGATAGAATTATCCGTGGAAAAGTTGACTGTTATGTCAATATTGAAAATCTTGAAGAATCTAATGATGTAAAAATCAATAAAGGTTTAATTGATTCATACATCAATGAACTTAAAAATATTGCATCTGATGGCCCTAATTTCGAATATCTTAAAATGGCCGTTCGACTTCCTGATGCTATCACCTCAAGACCTGATGAACTTGCAGAAGGCGAATGGGAAGCATTGGCAAAAATCGTTAATGCTGCAGTAGACAGATTCGAAGAATTCAGAAAAACGGAAGGGGGCATTTTACATGAAGAACTCAACAGAAATATTCAAAACATTGATCAATATCTGGGTGAAGTGATTCCTTTTGAAGAAGAAAGAATCGTAAGTGTAAAAGAACGCTACCAAAAAACTTTGAAAGAATTCGAAAATGTAGATGAAACCCGTTTCTACCAGGAAATGGCTTACTTTACAGAAAAGCTGGATATTTCAGAAGAAAAGGTAAGACTTACTCAGCATTTGAAATATTATAAAGAAGTAATGGATAATGAATCTTTCAACGGTAAAAAACTGGGGTTTATCTCTCAGGAAATCGGAAGAGAGATCAATACATTAGGTTCTAAAGCCAATCACGCCGAAATTCAGAAACTGGTTGTGAAAATGAAGGATGATTTGGAGAAAATTAAAGAACAAACGTTAAACGTATTATAG
- the miaA gene encoding tRNA (adenosine(37)-N6)-dimethylallyltransferase MiaA — protein MKNLISVVGPTGIGKTKLAIDLAKHFNTEIISCDSRQFFKEMKIGTAAPSEEELAEAPHHFIGNLSVEEYYSIGQYEEDALKKLNELFQNHNTVILVGGSMMYEKAVIEGLNDLPEADAENQEKLQNMMEGEGIEKLQEILKELDPEYFEVVDIHNHRRLLRAIDVIWQTNKKYSEQIAVSQDSRDFNVIRIGIEAPREELYDRINRRVDMMMEKGLLDEVKGLEKFKGLTALNTVGYAELFKYFDGEWDFDFAISEIKKNSRRYAKRQLTWYRKADDIHYLQLGYSQQDYDNLILWITEQFQK, from the coding sequence ATGAAAAATCTGATATCTGTAGTAGGACCCACCGGAATAGGGAAGACAAAACTGGCAATTGATCTGGCAAAACATTTCAATACCGAAATTATTTCCTGTGATTCCAGACAGTTTTTCAAGGAAATGAAAATAGGAACGGCAGCTCCCTCTGAAGAAGAATTAGCTGAAGCACCTCATCATTTTATCGGAAACCTTTCCGTAGAAGAATACTATTCTATTGGGCAATACGAAGAAGATGCTCTGAAGAAACTCAATGAACTTTTTCAAAATCATAACACCGTCATTCTTGTGGGGGGAAGTATGATGTACGAAAAAGCTGTGATTGAAGGATTAAATGATCTCCCAGAAGCAGATGCTGAAAATCAGGAGAAACTTCAGAATATGATGGAAGGGGAAGGAATTGAAAAACTTCAGGAAATTTTAAAGGAATTAGATCCCGAATATTTTGAAGTAGTAGACATTCACAATCATCGAAGACTTTTACGTGCCATTGATGTGATCTGGCAAACCAATAAAAAATATTCTGAACAGATTGCTGTTTCCCAAGATTCCAGAGATTTTAACGTCATCAGAATTGGAATTGAAGCTCCAAGGGAAGAATTATATGATAGAATCAATCGCCGGGTTGATATGATGATGGAAAAAGGGCTTTTGGATGAGGTAAAAGGGTTGGAAAAATTCAAAGGATTAACTGCATTGAATACGGTTGGCTATGCGGAACTATTCAAATATTTTGATGGCGAATGGGATTTCGATTTTGCCATTTCTGAGATTAAAAAGAATAGCCGGAGATATGCTAAACGACAGCTGACTTGGTATCGAAAGGCAGACGATATTCATTATTTGCAGTTGGGATATTCACAACAGGATTATGATAATCTGATTCTTTGGATTACTGAACAGTTTCAGAAATAA
- a CDS encoding efflux transporter outer membrane subunit, whose product MKRLKNIILTFAIALGSVSCVSKLAYTEPDLPIPEKFQYTATADTASIANLEWKQFFNDPILQGLIEKGIKNNYDLQIALKQVASSQEKLKQAKYMQYPDVGFGVAAQISKPSKNSMNGQSLNLFLGQSHVEDYNAAFNLSWEADIWGKIKNQQEVSRMQYLQTYEGSKAIQTQVVAAIAQGYYNLLMLDKQLAIAKSNLELSSNTLMITQKMWESGDTTSLGVQQANAQKQATELLISQLEQNIAIQENALSILVGETPNKVNRTLEMSDTSLPQNIMAGLPAAMVSRRPDVRQQELVLLESNAMVGIAQANMYPALKITANGGVNSFKFDNWFQIPASLFGSVLGGITQPIFQKRQLKTDFEVAKIQREKNVLAFRQSVLNAVGEVSDALVSNENLKIQEQKAAEQSTTLKDGIKSAQLLYRGGSANYLEVISAQGNSLQAELNLASIKDRD is encoded by the coding sequence ATGAAAAGACTAAAAAATATTATATTAACATTCGCCATAGCCTTAGGGTCTGTTTCGTGTGTCTCAAAACTGGCATACACAGAACCGGATCTCCCAATTCCGGAAAAGTTTCAGTACACAGCTACTGCGGATACAGCAAGCATTGCCAACCTGGAATGGAAACAATTTTTCAATGATCCTATTTTACAGGGATTGATTGAAAAAGGAATTAAAAATAATTATGACCTACAAATTGCCTTAAAACAAGTAGCTTCTTCACAGGAAAAACTGAAACAGGCAAAGTATATGCAATACCCTGATGTTGGTTTTGGAGTGGCTGCACAAATTTCAAAGCCATCTAAAAACAGCATGAACGGACAAAGCTTAAACCTATTTTTAGGGCAAAGCCATGTTGAAGATTATAACGCAGCTTTTAATTTATCATGGGAAGCTGATATCTGGGGAAAGATCAAAAACCAACAGGAAGTTTCAAGAATGCAGTACCTGCAGACTTACGAAGGCTCAAAAGCTATTCAAACGCAGGTTGTAGCGGCCATTGCTCAAGGGTATTATAATCTTTTGATGCTGGATAAACAATTAGCTATTGCCAAATCTAATCTGGAATTGAGCAGCAATACCCTGATGATTACACAAAAGATGTGGGAAAGTGGCGATACAACTTCTTTAGGAGTACAGCAAGCAAATGCTCAGAAACAAGCCACTGAACTTTTGATCTCACAATTGGAACAGAACATTGCTATTCAGGAAAATGCTTTAAGTATTCTGGTTGGCGAGACTCCTAATAAAGTAAACAGAACGCTGGAAATGTCTGATACTTCCCTACCTCAGAATATCATGGCAGGTCTTCCGGCAGCTATGGTAAGCCGCAGACCGGATGTACGCCAACAAGAATTGGTCTTATTGGAATCTAATGCGATGGTAGGTATAGCCCAAGCCAATATGTATCCTGCACTAAAGATTACAGCCAATGGTGGGGTCAATTCATTTAAATTTGATAACTGGTTTCAGATTCCGGCCTCATTATTTGGATCTGTATTAGGAGGAATTACTCAGCCTATTTTTCAGAAAAGACAATTGAAGACGGATTTTGAAGTCGCTAAAATTCAAAGAGAGAAAAATGTACTGGCATTCCGTCAATCTGTATTGAATGCCGTAGGTGAAGTTTCTGATGCTTTGGTTTCCAATGAAAATTTAAAAATTCAGGAACAAAAAGCAGCTGAGCAATCCACCACATTGAAAGATGGAATTAAAAGTGCACAACTTCTTTACAGAGGAGGTTCAGCCAATTATCTTGAGGTCATTAGCGCACAAGGAAATTCACTTCAGGCAGAGCTGAATCTAGCTTCCATTAAAGACAGAGATTAA
- a CDS encoding TetR/AcrR family transcriptional regulator produces MGLHERRQREKESIRASILQAAFTLAKSEGWASLSMRKIADAIEYSAPVVYDYFENKDAILFEISLDGFHKLHIELLKAQQQYKTPEEQLLALVDAYWDFAFNNKEYYQLMFGLGMQCCGKGQMKKEFSSFQELIYECTYNIIEKNGSNTDNACHMSHALFSAVHGMISIMMMRTGDIPSTMNKSTLDETVSSFIKSL; encoded by the coding sequence ATGGGTCTACATGAACGTCGTCAAAGAGAAAAAGAATCTATCCGTGCAAGTATCTTGCAGGCAGCATTCACTTTGGCTAAGTCTGAAGGCTGGGCATCACTTTCCATGCGTAAAATAGCAGACGCTATTGAATACAGCGCACCGGTGGTGTATGATTATTTCGAAAACAAGGATGCTATTCTATTTGAGATTTCATTAGATGGCTTCCACAAGTTACACATAGAATTATTAAAGGCACAGCAACAATACAAGACTCCTGAAGAGCAGCTGCTAGCTTTAGTAGATGCTTACTGGGACTTTGCTTTTAATAATAAGGAATATTACCAACTGATGTTTGGTCTGGGAATGCAATGTTGTGGAAAAGGACAGATGAAAAAGGAGTTTTCTTCATTTCAGGAATTGATTTACGAATGTACTTACAACATTATCGAGAAAAATGGATCCAATACGGATAATGCATGTCACATGTCTCACGCTTTATTTTCAGCGGTTCATGGAATGATTTCCATTATGATGATGCGCACAGGAGATATTCCATCTACTATGAATAAATCGACTTTGGATGAAACTGTTTCGTCTTTTATTAAGTCTTTATAG
- a CDS encoding thioredoxin family protein, producing MNTPSNMLALGTKAPFFELPNPSKTNELQSLEELKGEKGTLVIFMCNHCPFVLHVIDKINELYEDYNEKGIEFIAINANNIEKYPDDSPEKMIEFQIERNFDFPYLFDESQAIAKAYDAACTPDFYFFDDKLDLVYRGQMDDSRPGNNKDVTGEDLIIAFENLLAGEAQEEIQRPSMGCNIKWK from the coding sequence ATGAATACTCCCTCAAATATGTTGGCATTAGGAACAAAAGCTCCGTTTTTTGAGCTTCCAAACCCGTCAAAAACGAATGAACTTCAGTCTTTGGAAGAACTGAAAGGAGAAAAAGGAACATTGGTGATCTTCATGTGCAACCATTGTCCGTTTGTTCTTCATGTGATTGATAAGATCAATGAATTGTATGAAGATTACAATGAAAAAGGAATTGAATTCATTGCGATCAATGCTAATAATATTGAAAAATATCCGGATGATTCTCCTGAAAAAATGATCGAATTCCAGATTGAAAGAAATTTTGATTTCCCTTATTTATTTGATGAGAGCCAGGCTATTGCAAAAGCTTACGATGCTGCATGTACTCCTGATTTTTATTTCTTTGATGATAAATTAGACCTTGTATACAGAGGCCAGATGGATGATTCAAGACCTGGAAACAATAAGGATGTTACCGGAGAAGATTTGATCATTGCTTTTGAAAATCTTTTAGCTGGAGAAGCACAGGAAGAAATTCAGAGACCAAGTATGGGGTGCAATATCAAGTGGAAGTAA
- a CDS encoding AraC family transcriptional regulator: MELVCVISGSGTRHVGYHKSNYTHGDLVLIGSNIPHSGFGLNSIDPHEEIVLQFKEEILQFPQQEVEARSIKNLLELSKYGIHFHHKVKKALLPKLKMMLESEGYKRYLLLLEILFELSKCKDYDLLNKEIMPYTIISKNKTRLENIFTYVEHHYDKEINIEEVAKLANLTLPAFCNFFKKATQITFTEFVNRYRINKACLLMAQDKSISECSYHCGFNNVTYFNRMFKKYTGKTPSEFIKDYAHNKVSV, from the coding sequence ATTGAACTTGTATGTGTCATTTCCGGGAGTGGAACCCGACATGTGGGCTATCATAAAAGTAATTATACTCATGGAGATCTGGTACTGATTGGTTCCAATATTCCTCACTCGGGATTTGGATTGAATTCTATTGACCCCCATGAAGAGATAGTTCTTCAGTTCAAAGAAGAAATTCTCCAGTTTCCCCAACAGGAAGTAGAGGCTCGATCCATTAAAAATTTGCTGGAACTTTCAAAATATGGGATACATTTTCATCATAAAGTAAAGAAAGCCTTACTTCCGAAATTAAAAATGATGTTGGAATCGGAGGGCTATAAAAGATACTTGTTGTTGCTGGAAATTCTTTTTGAATTGTCGAAATGTAAAGATTATGATCTTTTGAATAAAGAAATCATGCCCTACACCATTATCTCAAAGAATAAAACCCGTCTTGAAAATATTTTTACCTACGTAGAGCACCATTACGATAAGGAAATTAATATTGAAGAAGTCGCAAAACTAGCCAATCTTACTTTACCTGCATTTTGTAATTTCTTTAAGAAAGCTACTCAGATCACCTTTACAGAATTTGTCAATCGGTATAGAATCAATAAAGCTTGCCTGCTAATGGCTCAGGATAAATCTATTTCAGAGTGTAGTTACCATTGTGGCTTTAATAATGTGACTTATTTCAACAGGATGTTTAAAAAGTATACAGGAAAAACACCTTCAGAGTTTATTAAAGACTATGCTCATAATAAGGTGAGTGTATAG
- a CDS encoding MFS transporter, giving the protein MKNFNIKAVLFLNYFVFAILLNSVGTVILQVQQNFGISKSSASVLEGFKDLPIAICSFILASFLPKIGIKKSMLIALFLVSGMCFVMPFTNDFWIFKLLFAIVGVSFALIKISVFTSIGLVTETDKEHSSFMGFLEGFFMIGVLAGNVLFSLYIDDHNPKSTHWLNVYWVLGVLSLLSFLFLFFSKLNEKEAKSEKTDLLGDLKNSASLFSYKKVLFFLLCAFLFVLVEQSFQTWTPTFYKEILKVPTSMSIQAGAVLAGAFALGRFLSGFFSRKISWIYVVSFCVIGFAISLILVLPLTHDIHIDAGTNWLNAPLVVYLFPLMGGLLAPIYPSINSVILASIPKYLHSAMSGLIVVFSAIGGTIGSIITGFVFQEFSGQQAFYLSLIPLSLLITSAIFMNKLKINPNK; this is encoded by the coding sequence ATGAAAAACTTCAACATCAAGGCGGTTTTATTTTTGAACTATTTTGTTTTCGCAATTCTTCTGAATTCTGTGGGAACTGTGATTTTGCAGGTACAGCAGAATTTTGGAATTTCAAAATCATCTGCCAGCGTACTGGAAGGTTTTAAAGATCTTCCAATCGCAATCTGTTCATTCATTCTCGCTTCATTTCTTCCTAAAATCGGGATTAAAAAATCAATGCTTATTGCTTTGTTTCTGGTGAGTGGAATGTGTTTTGTGATGCCATTTACCAATGATTTCTGGATCTTCAAATTATTATTTGCCATTGTAGGTGTTTCCTTTGCGCTGATTAAAATTTCAGTTTTTACCTCTATTGGCTTGGTAACAGAAACGGATAAAGAACATTCAAGTTTTATGGGGTTTTTGGAAGGATTCTTTATGATTGGAGTATTGGCAGGAAACGTTTTATTCAGTTTATACATTGACGACCACAACCCGAAATCTACCCATTGGCTGAATGTGTATTGGGTATTAGGAGTGCTTTCATTATTGTCATTTTTATTTTTATTCTTTTCAAAACTGAATGAAAAAGAAGCTAAAAGTGAGAAAACGGATTTATTGGGTGATTTAAAAAATAGTGCAAGTTTATTCAGCTATAAAAAAGTATTGTTCTTTTTATTATGTGCCTTCCTTTTTGTACTAGTAGAGCAGAGTTTCCAGACATGGACACCTACTTTTTATAAAGAAATTTTAAAAGTTCCTACTTCTATGAGTATTCAGGCAGGAGCTGTTTTAGCAGGAGCTTTTGCATTGGGAAGGTTCTTATCAGGTTTCTTTTCCAGAAAAATCAGTTGGATTTATGTGGTATCTTTCTGTGTGATTGGCTTTGCCATAAGTTTAATATTGGTACTTCCATTAACTCATGATATTCATATTGATGCAGGTACAAACTGGCTGAATGCTCCGCTTGTAGTGTATTTATTTCCCTTGATGGGCGGCTTACTGGCACCGATTTACCCGAGTATCAATTCCGTGATTCTGGCCTCTATTCCTAAATATTTGCATAGCGCAATGTCTGGATTGATCGTAGTGTTCTCAGCGATTGGAGGGACAATAGGTTCAATCATTACAGGTTTTGTATTTCAGGAATTCAGTGGACAACAGGCATTTTATCTGTCTCTGATTCCACTTTCATTGTTGATAACCTCAGCAATTTTCATGAATAAATTAAAAATTAATCCTAATAAATAA
- a CDS encoding trehalase family glycosidase: MSNQLYIKEIQVLFDAVQKSKIFEDQKMMTDAVPLFPIAEINAKYEQEKDFEEFNLKNFVMAHFDFLGAKVSVRREDHLPIGQHIEKLWDELTRTAYEEKGTLLKLPKPYIVPGGRFNEFFYWDSYFIMLGLQVSGRVEMMENIVENCSYLIQNVGFVPNASRTHFLSRSQPPYFSLMLELLVETTSDESIYTKYHDTLEKEYAFWMNGEKEVELGSGVKRVVKTQDGDILNRYYDAENEPRPESYLIDIEDQKNASGNEFYRNIRSACESGWDFSSRWFADEEHIQTIETLNLAQVDLNSLLWHLETTLAKSSALQDLKDKENYFTERAAKRRHMINKYFWDEKTKIYRDYHIKKHTKTPSEHIAALYPLFLGIADQKQAEAVAETISEKFLYPGGLVTTTKKTGQQWDLPNAWAPYQWLGFKAMKDYGFNEMAEQIKDKWCSNVERVYKNTGKLMEKYNALDTETIAGGGEYPNQDGFGWTNGVYLKLQQN, translated from the coding sequence ATGAGTAATCAGCTTTATATCAAAGAAATCCAGGTGCTTTTTGATGCAGTACAAAAGTCGAAAATTTTTGAAGATCAAAAAATGATGACCGATGCGGTTCCTTTATTTCCGATTGCAGAGATCAATGCAAAATACGAACAGGAAAAAGATTTTGAAGAATTTAACCTGAAGAATTTTGTAATGGCTCATTTTGATTTTCTAGGAGCTAAAGTTTCTGTTAGGAGAGAAGATCACCTTCCCATCGGGCAGCATATAGAAAAGCTTTGGGATGAACTGACGCGTACAGCATACGAAGAAAAAGGTACGCTTTTAAAATTACCTAAGCCGTATATCGTTCCGGGCGGACGTTTCAATGAATTTTTTTATTGGGATAGCTATTTTATTATGCTTGGATTACAAGTTTCCGGCAGAGTGGAAATGATGGAGAATATTGTGGAAAACTGTTCTTACCTGATTCAAAATGTAGGATTTGTTCCGAATGCAAGCAGAACTCATTTTTTGAGCCGTTCGCAGCCTCCTTATTTTTCTTTGATGCTTGAGCTTCTTGTTGAGACAACAAGTGATGAATCTATTTATACTAAATATCACGATACTTTAGAGAAGGAATATGCTTTTTGGATGAATGGAGAAAAGGAAGTAGAGTTGGGTTCAGGGGTTAAAAGAGTAGTGAAAACTCAGGATGGAGATATCCTGAACAGATATTACGATGCCGAAAATGAACCACGCCCTGAAAGTTACCTCATCGATATTGAAGATCAGAAGAATGCATCAGGAAACGAATTTTACAGAAATATAAGAAGTGCCTGTGAATCCGGCTGGGATTTTTCCAGCAGATGGTTTGCAGACGAAGAACATATTCAGACGATAGAAACGTTGAATCTTGCACAGGTAGATCTCAATAGCCTTTTATGGCATTTGGAAACTACCCTAGCAAAATCATCAGCACTTCAGGATCTGAAGGACAAAGAAAATTATTTTACTGAAAGAGCAGCAAAGCGAAGACACATGATCAATAAATACTTCTGGGATGAAAAGACGAAGATTTACAGAGATTATCATATTAAAAAACACACAAAAACACCGTCTGAACATATTGCTGCTCTTTACCCTTTATTCCTTGGAATTGCAGATCAAAAACAGGCTGAAGCAGTAGCTGAAACCATTTCTGAAAAGTTTTTATACCCGGGAGGATTGGTGACTACCACCAAAAAAACAGGTCAACAATGGGATTTACCTAATGCCTGGGCACCTTACCAATGGCTTGGGTTTAAAGCGATGAAAGACTATGGGTTTAATGAAATGGCAGAGCAGATAAAAGATAAATGGTGTTCCAATGTAGAACGAGTGTATAAGAACACTGGGAAACTGATGGAAAAATACAATGCATTAGATACGGAAACAATAGCAGGAGGTGGGGAATATCCCAATCAGGATGGATTTGGTTGGACGAATGGTGTGTATTTAAAACTACAACAAAACTGA
- a CDS encoding Plug domain-containing protein: MKKKSIFLIAATAVLYFNKAYAQETPQDSVKVSSIDQVVITGNSNPKKKIESSTAISTFSAKEIQKQNPISAAALLQRVPGFAVETSGGEVGNNLFARGIPSAGAYEFVQVQEDGLPVFEDGALQFANADNFFRVDNSVSRLEALRGGSGSIYANNSPGDLLTLLLKKEPMILKGQLNWKPVPMD, from the coding sequence ATGAAAAAAAAATCGATCTTTTTAATCGCCGCAACTGCTGTATTGTATTTCAATAAAGCATATGCACAGGAAACTCCACAAGATTCCGTGAAGGTTTCCTCTATCGATCAGGTTGTCATTACAGGGAACTCCAATCCCAAGAAAAAAATAGAATCCAGTACTGCTATTTCCACCTTCAGTGCCAAGGAAATTCAAAAGCAAAATCCGATTAGTGCTGCTGCTTTATTACAGAGAGTTCCGGGATTTGCAGTAGAAACTTCCGGTGGGGAAGTGGGGAATAACCTTTTTGCAAGAGGTATTCCTTCTGCAGGAGCTTATGAATTTGTACAGGTGCAGGAAGATGGTCTTCCGGTTTTTGAAGATGGTGCTCTTCAGTTTGCCAATGCCGATAACTTTTTCCGAGTGGATAATTCCGTAAGTAGATTAGAGGCCTTAAGAGGAGGTTCAGGTTCTATTTATGCCAATAATTCTCCCGGGGACTTATTAACTTTATTACTAAAGAAGGAACCAATGATTTTAAAGGGACAGCTAAACTGGAAACCAGTACCTATGGATTGA